The genomic segment ATCCGGCCCCGCCAGGGCTGCGGATCGCCGCGTGTCGGCCCCCACTCCAGCAGGGTCAGGCCCGCTCCGGCGACCACCCGGCCCTCCTCCCCCTCGGCCAGGAAGCCCAGATACAGGCCGCGCTCCACCGCGCCCGCCACCCAGGCGGCGTAGGCGGCCCGCTCCCCAGCGTCCGCGTCGTCGGGAAAGCGGTGCCGGGCGAGGGTGGGCGCGTCGGCGGGCGTGGCGGGGCGCACGGGCATGGGCACCATTGTGGGCCTGTGGGCCGCACATTCGTCTGAACCGCCTCGACGTGCAGTTCGGGGTGGGCGAGGGGCCGGAGTACTGACCCCTGTTCCCGCAACCCGCCGCCCGTGCCCCACGTACCCGCGAGCATGAGTGACCTCAGTGGACGAATCGGCGGCCTCACGGTGGGCTACGACCTGCACGCCGAGTGGGACGGCACGCGGCTGCGCGGGCGCATCGGTGGGAGAATCCAGGGCAAGGACCTCGACCTGACCCTGCGCGGCGGCGACGTGGACGGGCGCGTGGGCGGCACCTTCGCGGGCTTCGACGTGGACGGCGACGTGACCCCGGACCGGGTGACTGTGCGCCTCGGCGGGCGGGTCGAGGGAGACGACGTGGCGCTGACCCAGCGGGGCGACCGCATTGAGGGCCGCTTTTCCGGGCGCGTGATGGGCAAGGACGTGAACCTGCACGCCACGGCCCGGCGCCTGAGCGGGCGCATCGGCGGCGCGGTGGAGGGCAAAGACGTGGCCCTCGCGCTGCCGGAGGGCCTGCCGCCCCTGCTCGCCGCGCTGGCCGCCACCTGCGCCTACAAGGTGTTGGAGGACGATCAGGCGAGCGCGGCGGCCTCCACGAGCGCGACCTCGTGACCCCCGTCAGCCGCACATTCCCGCGCCGGGACGCGTGCTAATTTCCGCGCTAGCTATGGAG from the Deinococcus sp. NW-56 genome contains:
- a CDS encoding GNAT family N-acetyltransferase yields the protein MPVRPATPADAPTLARHRFPDDADAGERAAYAAWVAGAVERGLYLGFLAEGEEGRVVAGAGLTLLEWGPTRGDPQPWRGRIVNVWTDPDFRRRGLARELVTRCVEAARERGVTRLSLGTTEAGRALYGALGFRASDTEMVRRE